One window from the genome of Streptomyces sp. NBC_00287 encodes:
- a CDS encoding sedoheptulose 7-phosphate cyclase: MTAQTPVAEPGVRGDDGGFTLSAPEGTAYRVDLTSDVLSPRNPLLAEYCEGRRVVAFVGPTVERLYGRSLRAYLAARLAPDSWSVVVLSGGEDAKTMDTVEEICARAKLAGLDRRGVMLAVGGGVTCDLVGFAAAIYARGVRYIKVNTTLVGQVDVGVGVKTGVNALGTKNMLGAYHPAHASINDPGFLGSLTPRHIRCGLGEIAKMAIIKDARLFRVLEECPTVFQEPCPTPDWLLDAGLGRRGVEDYVLRTSMASMMEELCPNLREHDLARLVDFGHTFGPVIETASDYRVAHGESVAVDMALSAQLARILGILGADDCERIMRLIAGLGLPLYDPLTCTPELMDRALRASWERRGRRLHLVVPDGIGSAVFVDDLDDIPPEGLEEALRALSARAAALPEALVDSH, encoded by the coding sequence GTGACGGCGCAGACTCCTGTTGCCGAGCCCGGAGTCCGGGGCGACGACGGTGGTTTCACCCTCAGTGCCCCGGAGGGAACCGCGTACCGCGTGGACCTGACCAGCGATGTGCTCTCCCCGCGGAACCCGCTGCTCGCGGAGTACTGCGAGGGCCGTCGGGTCGTCGCCTTCGTCGGTCCGACCGTGGAGCGGCTCTACGGCCGCAGCCTGCGCGCCTATCTGGCCGCGCGGCTCGCGCCGGACAGCTGGAGTGTCGTCGTGCTGTCGGGCGGCGAGGATGCCAAGACCATGGACACGGTCGAGGAGATCTGCGCCCGGGCCAAGCTGGCCGGTCTCGACCGGCGCGGGGTGATGCTGGCCGTAGGCGGCGGCGTCACCTGCGATCTCGTGGGCTTCGCGGCGGCGATCTACGCCCGGGGCGTGCGCTACATCAAGGTCAACACCACGCTGGTCGGCCAGGTCGACGTGGGCGTCGGAGTGAAGACCGGCGTCAACGCCCTCGGCACGAAGAACATGCTCGGCGCGTATCACCCCGCGCATGCGTCGATCAACGACCCTGGGTTTCTGGGTAGCTTGACGCCTCGTCATATACGGTGCGGGCTCGGTGAGATAGCCAAGATGGCGATCATCAAGGACGCCCGTCTCTTCCGGGTTCTGGAGGAGTGCCCGACCGTCTTCCAGGAACCCTGTCCGACGCCGGACTGGCTCCTCGACGCGGGACTCGGACGGCGTGGCGTCGAGGACTACGTCCTGCGCACCTCCATGGCGTCGATGATGGAGGAGCTGTGCCCCAACCTCCGTGAGCACGATCTGGCCCGGCTGGTCGACTTCGGGCACACCTTCGGGCCGGTCATCGAGACGGCCAGCGACTACCGCGTCGCACACGGCGAGTCGGTCGCCGTCGACATGGCCCTGTCCGCTCAACTCGCCCGGATCCTGGGCATCTTGGGTGCCGATGACTGCGAGCGGATCATGCGGCTGATCGCCGGGCTCGGCCTGCCCCTGTACGACCCGCTGACCTGCACCCCCGAGCTGATGGACCGCGCCCTGAGGGCGTCCTGGGAACGGCGTGGTCGCCGCCTGCACCTCGTGGTGCCCGACGGCATCGGCTCGGCGGTCTTCGTCGACGACCTCGACGACATCCCGCCCGAGGGGCTTGAGGAGGCGCTCCGGGCCCTCTCCGCCCGGGCGGCGGCGCTGCCGGAGGCGCTGGTGGACTCGCACTGA
- a CDS encoding cupin domain-containing protein gives MTQAQPPEPTRTRVSNLHDGLLREVTGDHGGNGTILAHRAYLKEGARAPVAFIDLVVLPPHTSIGLHRHADDEETYVILSGRGRMTLDGEEFTVRSGDVVPNRPYGEHGLANDSDADLTLLVFEIGPLDGAR, from the coding sequence ATGACCCAAGCCCAGCCGCCCGAGCCCACGCGGACCCGCGTCAGCAACCTCCACGACGGGCTCCTGCGCGAGGTGACCGGCGATCACGGCGGCAACGGCACGATCCTCGCCCACCGCGCCTACCTCAAGGAGGGCGCCCGCGCCCCCGTCGCCTTCATCGACCTCGTCGTCCTGCCCCCGCACACCTCCATCGGCCTGCACCGCCACGCCGACGACGAGGAGACCTACGTCATCCTGTCCGGCCGGGGCCGAATGACCCTGGACGGCGAGGAGTTCACCGTCCGGTCGGGGGACGTCGTACCCAACCGCCCCTACGGAGAACACGGGTTGGCCAACGACTCGGACGCCGACCTCACCCTGCTCGTCTTCGAGATCGGCCCCCTGGACGGCGCCCGATGA
- a CDS encoding ABC transporter permease, translating into MNRYTPFATAGLQSLLQYRSTFLISAVTATTAVGVQVFLWRAVYAGRESGLLGGYDLPTLTTYVLLAQILGLVQANRVDEEVSGEVQRGDIAVSLLRPVSYPLSRFAAGLPVSLTNAALVAVPVLLLYAFLLPLTAPTWTGVLLFACSAALSLVIGFGVNLLVGLAGFVTTNIWGVRVVKDSVVAFFAGQVVPLALMPGPLAAVAHALPFQGMIDGPLRLLLGRYDGLLGAAGILAVQLGWALALTALAAYAWRGAVRRVEVLGG; encoded by the coding sequence ATGAACCGGTACACCCCGTTCGCCACGGCCGGGCTCCAGAGCCTGCTCCAGTACCGTTCCACCTTCCTGATCAGTGCCGTCACCGCGACCACCGCGGTCGGTGTGCAGGTCTTCCTGTGGCGCGCGGTGTACGCGGGCCGTGAGTCGGGTCTGCTCGGCGGCTACGACCTGCCCACTCTGACGACGTACGTCCTGCTCGCCCAGATCCTCGGCCTGGTGCAGGCCAACCGGGTCGACGAGGAGGTCTCCGGCGAGGTCCAGCGCGGTGACATCGCCGTGTCCCTGCTGCGCCCGGTGAGCTACCCCCTCTCCCGGTTCGCCGCGGGCCTCCCGGTCTCCCTGACCAACGCCGCCCTGGTCGCCGTACCCGTGCTGCTGCTGTACGCCTTCCTGCTGCCGCTCACCGCACCCACCTGGACGGGAGTGCTGCTGTTCGCGTGCTCGGCGGCGCTGTCGCTGGTCATCGGCTTCGGGGTGAACCTCCTCGTCGGGCTCGCCGGGTTCGTCACCACCAACATCTGGGGCGTCCGGGTCGTCAAGGACAGCGTCGTCGCCTTCTTCGCCGGGCAGGTCGTCCCGCTGGCGCTGATGCCCGGACCGCTGGCCGCCGTAGCCCACGCGCTGCCCTTCCAGGGCATGATCGACGGCCCGCTGCGGCTGCTGCTCGGCCGCTACGACGGCCTGCTCGGCGCCGCCGGGATCCTCGCCGTCCAACTCGGCTGGGCGCTGGCCCTGACCGCGCTGGCCGCGTACGCCTGGCGTGGCGCCGTACGCCGAGTGGAGGTGCTCGGCGGATGA
- a CDS encoding ABC transporter ATP-binding protein → MIVAENLVKEFRVAERKPGLLGSLSTLFSREYRLVRAVSGVSFEIPAGVKAAYIGANGAGKSTTVKMLTGIMSPTSGRALVGGLEPYRERRRNAANIGVVFGQRSQLWWDLPVPDSFRILRRIHDIPDAVYERNMGLFRDLLDLDALGNTPVRQLSLGQRMRAEVAASLVHDPKVVFLDEPTVGLDLVLKEAVRKLVNHVNAELGTTVLLTSHDMGDITAICDRVLVVNHGEVVHRGTMHELLRTADTRAVVFEHQGGQEHATELIEKGLDGASAHPLDGGRIKVEYPVARWSARQVMSFLLDHFEVTDCVAPEPDLEMVLRRIYAGQVVA, encoded by the coding sequence GTGATCGTCGCGGAGAACCTGGTCAAGGAGTTCCGGGTCGCCGAGCGCAAGCCGGGGCTGCTGGGCAGCCTCAGCACCCTCTTCAGCCGCGAGTACCGGCTGGTGCGGGCGGTCAGCGGGGTGTCCTTCGAGATACCGGCCGGAGTGAAGGCCGCCTACATCGGCGCGAATGGCGCGGGCAAGTCCACCACCGTCAAGATGCTCACCGGCATCATGAGCCCCACCTCGGGCCGTGCCCTGGTCGGGGGCCTGGAGCCGTATCGGGAGCGGCGGCGCAACGCTGCCAACATCGGGGTGGTGTTCGGGCAGCGCAGCCAGTTGTGGTGGGACCTGCCCGTGCCGGACTCCTTCCGGATCCTGCGCCGTATCCATGACATCCCCGACGCCGTCTACGAGCGCAATATGGGCCTGTTCCGCGATCTGCTCGACCTCGACGCCCTGGGCAACACCCCGGTACGCCAGTTGAGCCTAGGCCAGCGGATGCGCGCCGAGGTCGCGGCCAGCCTCGTGCACGACCCGAAGGTCGTCTTCCTCGACGAGCCCACGGTCGGCCTCGACCTGGTGCTCAAGGAAGCCGTACGGAAGCTGGTCAACCATGTCAACGCCGAGCTCGGCACCACGGTCCTGCTCACCAGCCACGACATGGGCGACATCACCGCCATCTGCGACCGGGTGCTGGTCGTCAACCACGGCGAGGTGGTGCACCGGGGCACCATGCACGAGCTGCTGCGCACTGCCGACACCCGGGCGGTCGTCTTCGAGCACCAAGGCGGGCAGGAGCACGCAACCGAGCTGATTGAGAAGGGACTTGACGGGGCGTCGGCTCATCCGCTCGACGGCGGCCGGATCAAGGTCGAGTACCCGGTCGCCCGGTGGTCCGCCCGTCAGGTGATGAGCTTTCTCCTCGACCACTTCGAGGTCACCGACTGCGTCGCCCCCGAACCCGACCTGGAGATGGTGCTGCGCCGCATCTACGCCGGCCAGGTGGTGGCATGA
- a CDS encoding cation diffusion facilitator family transporter, with protein MLVALAANLVIAVAKTVGGLLAQSPALLSEAAHSVADSMNEVFLLAALRRSRRPADRRHPFGYGKERFFWSLLAAVGIFVMGGCFSFFQGFEALRTGGEEKLEGYVAGLIVLGVALLAEGASLARALHQAHRQGGVGKGGLRDPALRTVVAEDGTAVLGVSLALAGMALHMATGQVVYEAVASLAIGALLVYVAYRLGRDARDLLIGEAADPEAADRIRSLLREQPEIDSVEALFTMKTGLETALIAARVDLVPGLDSEEVEEVAVRIKRAVADAVPEAEQIFLDITDRAAQEARQSPAATGERGGA; from the coding sequence GTGCTGGTGGCGCTCGCGGCCAACCTGGTCATCGCCGTGGCCAAGACCGTCGGCGGCCTGCTCGCCCAGTCACCGGCGCTGCTGTCGGAGGCGGCGCACTCGGTGGCGGACAGCATGAACGAGGTCTTCCTGCTGGCCGCGCTGCGCCGCAGCCGCCGTCCCGCCGACCGCCGGCACCCCTTCGGCTACGGCAAGGAACGCTTCTTCTGGTCGCTGCTGGCCGCCGTCGGGATCTTCGTCATGGGCGGCTGCTTCTCCTTCTTCCAGGGCTTCGAGGCCCTCAGGACCGGCGGCGAGGAGAAGCTGGAGGGCTATGTGGCCGGCCTGATCGTGCTCGGCGTCGCCCTCCTCGCCGAGGGCGCCTCGCTGGCCCGGGCCCTGCACCAGGCGCACCGGCAGGGCGGCGTCGGCAAGGGCGGACTGCGCGACCCGGCCCTGCGCACGGTCGTCGCCGAGGACGGCACCGCGGTCCTCGGCGTGAGCCTCGCCCTCGCGGGCATGGCCCTGCACATGGCCACCGGCCAGGTGGTCTACGAGGCGGTCGCCTCCCTCGCCATCGGCGCCCTGCTCGTCTACGTCGCCTACCGCCTCGGCCGCGACGCCCGCGACCTGCTGATCGGCGAGGCCGCCGACCCCGAGGCGGCGGACCGGATCCGGTCGCTGCTGCGGGAACAGCCCGAGATCGACAGCGTGGAGGCGCTGTTCACCATGAAGACAGGGCTGGAGACGGCTCTGATCGCCGCCCGGGTCGACCTGGTACCGGGCCTGGACAGCGAAGAGGTCGAGGAGGTCGCCGTACGGATCAAGCGAGCCGTCGCCGACGCCGTGCCCGAGGCGGAACAGATCTTCCTGGACATCACCGACCGCGCCGCCCAGGAGGCACGGCAAAGCCCCGCCGCGACGGGGGAACGCGGCGGGGCCTGA
- a CDS encoding ABC transporter permease, translating to MTPLTTASRYARLTWHLSAVSVHRLTEYRMDFLLGAGGLLLRVICQIAVIDMVFRQVPQIAGWRYHEVLFLLGFSLLPRGLDRMFTDQLWILARKLVQNGEFFRYLIRPVHPLFSLLSERFLYPDGFGELLTGIALTWYAAEHLDLSLSAVQWLLAPLLVLCGTLILAALKTLFASLAFWTTSSFPALYAANQLGDFSGYPLDLYHPSLRWLLTWLLPYAFTAYVPASYLLFGHAAMLPWLFVVTAGLVTLALVVWHRGVDRYEMTGS from the coding sequence ATGACACCGCTCACCACCGCGTCCCGCTACGCCCGGCTCACCTGGCATCTGAGCGCCGTCAGCGTGCACCGGCTGACCGAGTACCGCATGGACTTCCTGCTCGGCGCCGGCGGACTGCTGCTGCGGGTGATCTGCCAGATCGCCGTGATCGACATGGTCTTCCGGCAGGTCCCGCAGATCGCGGGCTGGCGCTACCACGAGGTGCTGTTCCTGCTCGGCTTCTCGCTGCTGCCGCGCGGCCTGGACCGCATGTTCACCGACCAACTGTGGATCCTCGCCCGCAAGCTGGTGCAGAACGGCGAGTTCTTCCGCTACCTCATCCGGCCGGTCCACCCATTGTTCTCCCTGCTCTCCGAACGGTTCCTCTACCCGGACGGCTTCGGGGAACTCCTCACCGGTATCGCCCTGACCTGGTACGCCGCCGAGCACCTGGATCTCTCCCTGAGCGCGGTGCAGTGGCTGCTCGCCCCGCTGCTGGTGCTGTGCGGCACGCTGATCCTCGCCGCGCTGAAGACGCTGTTCGCCTCACTGGCCTTCTGGACCACCAGCAGCTTCCCCGCCCTGTACGCGGCCAACCAGCTCGGTGACTTCTCCGGCTACCCCCTCGACCTCTACCACCCCTCCCTGCGGTGGCTGCTGACCTGGCTGCTGCCCTACGCCTTCACCGCCTACGTCCCCGCGTCCTACCTGCTCTTCGGGCATGCCGCCATGCTGCCCTGGCTGTTCGTGGTGACCGCGGGCCTGGTGACGCTCGCCCTGGTCGTCTGGCACCGGGGCGTCGACCGTTACGAGATGACCGGGAGCTGA
- a CDS encoding aspartate aminotransferase family protein — protein MTGPLQQELLNREAEHLAPGASEESALGRRVFVEGRGAVLTDLDGNQYIDLAAGTLTQSLGHCHPEVVAALTEQASRLWNVHDFATADRAALCDLLAELLPDQLDTYSFFSTGAEVVEAALRTVQAVAEPGRNRIGALRYGFHGKTQGARMLVHWDIGNQAFAGNSVLGYSPYCYRCPLELQYPSCGVRCATLVRRHIAEKSNVSALFFEPVLGAAGVIVPPPGYWEQIADSCREHGVLLVADEVLTGGGRTGTFLASERFGVEPDLVTLSKGMASGFPFAVLAGRSEVLRHPQAGRAGSTASTYAGNPLGIAAAKATLEVVRRDTLIEQVDVLGALVDERLAELHAKYEVLGDVRGLGLLHGLEFVRDRATREPAPEIAQAVYRAALDLGLRTAIGGHIIRLAPPFTIDRALLEEGLALLGRALERATGEQR, from the coding sequence ATGACCGGCCCGCTCCAACAGGAGCTGCTGAACCGGGAGGCGGAGCATCTCGCCCCTGGCGCCTCGGAGGAGTCCGCCCTCGGCCGCCGTGTCTTCGTGGAGGGCCGCGGCGCTGTCCTCACCGACCTGGACGGCAACCAGTACATCGACCTCGCCGCCGGCACCCTCACCCAGTCCCTCGGCCACTGCCATCCGGAAGTCGTCGCCGCGCTGACCGAGCAGGCGTCCCGGCTCTGGAACGTCCACGACTTCGCCACCGCCGACCGCGCCGCCCTGTGCGATCTGCTCGCCGAGCTGCTCCCGGACCAGCTCGACACCTACAGCTTCTTCTCCACCGGCGCCGAGGTCGTCGAGGCCGCCCTGCGCACCGTCCAGGCCGTCGCCGAGCCCGGCCGCAACCGGATCGGGGCGCTCAGATACGGCTTCCACGGCAAGACCCAGGGGGCGAGGATGCTCGTGCACTGGGACATCGGCAACCAGGCGTTCGCGGGCAACAGCGTCCTCGGCTACTCCCCGTACTGCTACCGCTGCCCGCTCGAACTTCAGTACCCCTCCTGTGGGGTGCGCTGTGCCACGCTGGTGCGCCGCCACATCGCCGAGAAGTCCAATGTCTCCGCGCTGTTCTTCGAACCGGTGCTGGGCGCGGCCGGCGTCATCGTGCCGCCGCCCGGCTACTGGGAGCAGATCGCCGACAGCTGCCGCGAGCACGGTGTGCTGCTCGTCGCCGACGAGGTCCTCACCGGCGGCGGACGCACCGGAACCTTCCTGGCCAGTGAGCGGTTCGGCGTCGAACCGGACCTGGTGACCCTCTCCAAGGGCATGGCCTCGGGCTTCCCCTTTGCGGTGCTCGCCGGGCGCTCCGAGGTGCTGCGCCACCCGCAGGCCGGGCGGGCCGGCTCCACCGCGTCCACTTACGCCGGCAACCCCCTCGGCATCGCCGCGGCCAAGGCCACCCTGGAGGTCGTACGCCGGGACACGCTCATCGAGCAGGTGGACGTCCTGGGCGCGCTGGTGGACGAGCGACTCGCCGAACTGCACGCCAAATACGAGGTGTTGGGGGATGTGCGCGGCCTCGGGCTGCTGCACGGCCTGGAGTTCGTGCGGGACCGCGCCACCCGTGAGCCCGCGCCGGAGATCGCGCAAGCGGTGTACCGGGCGGCGCTCGATCTGGGGCTGCGCACGGCGATCGGTGGTCACATCATCCGGCTCGCCCCGCCGTTCACCATCGACCGCGCCCTGCTGGAGGAAGGCCTCGCCCTCCTCGGCCGGGCGCTGGAGCGGGCCACGGGGGAGCAGCGGTGA
- a CDS encoding ferredoxin yields the protein MHIDIDKDVCIGAGQCALAAPGVFTQDDDGFSTLLPGREDGTGDPMAREAARACPVGAIKVSA from the coding sequence ATGCACATCGACATCGACAAGGACGTCTGCATCGGCGCCGGGCAGTGCGCCCTGGCCGCGCCAGGCGTCTTCACCCAGGACGACGACGGCTTCAGCACCCTGCTCCCCGGCCGGGAGGACGGCACCGGGGATCCGATGGCCCGAGAAGCGGCGAGGGCCTGCCCGGTCGGCGCTATCAAGGTCTCGGCCTAG
- a CDS encoding TetR/AcrR family transcriptional regulator, translated as MDSATARERALDAAEELFYGRGIQSVGMDELRGASGVSLKRLYQLFPAKEQLVEAYLERRDERWRGRLAAHVEREPDPARRISAVFDWLELWFAEPGFRGCAWINSYGELGATSARVADQVRAHKQAFRDYLGSLVADAGLPTDLTGPLFLLAEGAMVTAGITGSTRPAVEAREAARRLLAPR; from the coding sequence ATGGACAGCGCAACCGCCCGGGAGCGGGCCCTGGACGCCGCGGAGGAGCTGTTCTACGGCCGGGGCATCCAGTCGGTCGGCATGGACGAGCTCCGCGGCGCCTCGGGGGTCTCCCTCAAGCGGCTCTACCAGCTCTTCCCCGCCAAGGAACAGCTGGTCGAGGCCTATCTGGAGCGCCGTGACGAACGCTGGCGCGGACGCCTCGCCGCCCATGTGGAGCGCGAGCCGGACCCCGCCCGGCGAATCTCGGCCGTCTTCGACTGGCTGGAACTGTGGTTCGCCGAGCCCGGCTTCCGCGGCTGCGCCTGGATCAACTCCTACGGCGAACTCGGCGCCACCTCGGCCCGGGTGGCGGACCAGGTCCGGGCACACAAGCAGGCGTTCCGCGACTACCTAGGCAGCCTGGTGGCCGACGCGGGCCTCCCGACCGACCTGACCGGTCCCCTGTTCCTGCTGGCCGAGGGCGCCATGGTGACGGCGGGCATCACGGGCAGCACCCGCCCGGCGGTGGAGGCCCGCGAGGCGGCGCGGCGGCTGCTGGCGCCCCGCTAG
- a CDS encoding flavoprotein, translating to MSEQAGKPFLYVVVCAAGIASGVSKLVAAAQERGWEVGVIATPVAMNGFFDTAAVEALTGRPIRSAWRTPADPRPFPPPDAVVVAPATFNTVNKWAQGLADTLAVATLCEAYGLGVPVAALPCVADALAAHPAYRESLVRLRGMGVRFGEPYTGDPQEDGRRPEFGWERALDLLG from the coding sequence ATGAGCGAACAGGCCGGGAAACCCTTCCTCTACGTCGTTGTCTGCGCCGCCGGGATCGCCTCCGGCGTCAGCAAACTCGTCGCCGCCGCGCAGGAGCGGGGCTGGGAGGTCGGTGTCATCGCGACGCCCGTCGCGATGAACGGCTTCTTCGACACCGCCGCCGTGGAGGCGCTGACCGGCCGCCCGATCCGCTCCGCCTGGCGTACCCCCGCCGATCCGCGCCCCTTCCCGCCGCCGGACGCGGTCGTGGTCGCGCCCGCCACCTTCAACACCGTCAACAAGTGGGCGCAGGGCCTCGCCGACACCCTCGCCGTGGCGACCCTGTGCGAGGCGTACGGCCTTGGTGTCCCCGTCGCCGCCCTGCCCTGCGTGGCCGACGCGCTCGCCGCCCATCCCGCCTACCGGGAGAGCCTGGTGCGTCTGCGTGGGATGGGTGTCCGCTTCGGTGAGCCGTACACCGGCGACCCCCAGGAGGACGGCAGGCGGCCGGAGTTCGGCTGGGAGCGGGCGCTGGACCTGCTGGGCTGA
- a CDS encoding phosphotransferase — translation MDTLLLGSPPPATVDMLRAAPWMDDSARRTGRVELLDEAPLGELRLLIVGAGEARWFVPVHAADPGRGAEGTPAFDRLVVDALREGLRLSTRAGNLIEFRGEPAAYRGPLPFDPGWCSNALSLLDLGGTAHAHKTYRRIDTGTREPELLRLMADSGRTQRPVGTYTYVDTGTGRREPLGVLYRYAEGDGLNVPLRGGIRALWPLLAAGADARAAVAESQRGLTEALRATGRFLGGFHRELAERLGPHPEFPTESFLAEAAEKLTALTPHLRADGRIPAEVREAAAAGLARELARIAELPPQPWPAGPCHGDLHLSHVLRRELPDEDWELCVIDLSTPVSDPADPATAQSPWQDLAALRRGLEIFTADEFSDHAADTLGMDPEDTARTALLQATGVRPDTPGWTPKKLAELDRLRAAAGLWAARAGDLLAPAPPGDHPAWRLFRLRRLIHELDYAYAHDRAYHAAINLRHAVEAGSLPAAG, via the coding sequence TTGGACACCCTGCTGCTCGGCAGCCCGCCGCCCGCCACGGTCGACATGCTGCGCGCCGCCCCCTGGATGGACGACAGCGCCCGCCGCACCGGACGCGTCGAACTCCTCGACGAAGCCCCGCTCGGCGAGCTGCGGCTCCTGATCGTCGGCGCGGGCGAGGCCCGCTGGTTCGTCCCCGTCCACGCAGCCGACCCCGGCCGCGGCGCCGAGGGCACCCCCGCCTTCGACCGGCTCGTCGTGGACGCCCTGCGCGAGGGACTGCGGCTGTCCACCCGGGCCGGCAACCTGATCGAGTTCCGCGGTGAACCGGCCGCCTACCGGGGCCCGTTGCCTTTCGACCCCGGCTGGTGCTCCAACGCGCTCTCGCTGCTCGACCTGGGCGGCACGGCCCACGCCCACAAGACCTACCGCCGTATCGACACGGGCACCCGCGAGCCCGAACTGCTGCGGCTGATGGCCGACAGCGGCCGCACCCAGCGGCCCGTCGGCACCTACACCTACGTCGACACCGGCACCGGGCGCCGCGAACCCCTCGGCGTGCTCTACCGGTACGCCGAGGGGGACGGCCTGAACGTGCCGCTGCGCGGCGGCATCCGGGCCCTGTGGCCGCTGCTCGCGGCGGGCGCCGACGCCCGGGCCGCCGTGGCCGAGTCGCAGCGCGGCCTCACGGAAGCGCTGCGCGCCACCGGCCGTTTCCTCGGCGGCTTCCACCGGGAGCTCGCCGAACGCCTCGGCCCGCACCCCGAGTTCCCCACCGAGAGTTTCCTCGCCGAAGCCGCCGAGAAGCTGACCGCGCTCACCCCGCACCTGCGCGCCGACGGCCGTATCCCGGCCGAGGTGAGGGAGGCCGCCGCCGCGGGCCTCGCGCGGGAACTGGCCCGGATCGCCGAACTGCCGCCCCAGCCCTGGCCCGCGGGCCCCTGCCACGGCGACCTGCACCTCTCCCACGTGCTGCGCCGCGAACTCCCCGACGAAGATTGGGAGTTGTGTGTAATAGACCTCTCCACCCCGGTCTCGGACCCGGCGGACCCGGCCACCGCCCAGTCGCCCTGGCAGGACCTCGCCGCCCTCCGACGCGGCCTGGAGATCTTCACCGCCGACGAGTTCTCCGACCATGCCGCGGACACCCTCGGCATGGACCCCGAGGACACGGCCCGCACGGCGCTTCTCCAGGCCACCGGAGTCCGCCCCGACACTCCGGGCTGGACACCGAAGAAGCTGGCCGAACTGGACCGGCTGAGAGCGGCCGCGGGCCTGTGGGCCGCCCGCGCCGGAGACCTGCTCGCCCCCGCACCCCCGGGCGACCACCCCGCCTGGCGGCTGTTCCGGCTGCGCCGCCTCATCCACGAACTCGACTACGCCTACGCCCATGACCGCGCCTACCACGCGGCGATCAACCTGCGGCACGCCGTGGAGGCCGGCAGCCTCCCGGCCGCCGGGTGA
- a CDS encoding nuclear transport factor 2 family protein: protein MTDRPPLPPFTRETAAQKVRAAEDAWNARDPHKVALAYSEDSVWRNRDTFLTGRAEIVEFLTAKWAREREYALRKDLWAFDGNRIAVRFQYECRAADGQWWRSYGNELWEFDEHGLMTRREASINDVRIEESERRILGSRREQPLPVQ, encoded by the coding sequence ATGACCGACCGCCCGCCCCTGCCCCCCTTCACCCGCGAGACCGCCGCGCAGAAGGTGCGGGCCGCCGAGGACGCCTGGAACGCCCGCGATCCGCACAAGGTGGCGCTCGCCTATTCCGAGGACTCCGTCTGGCGCAACCGCGACACCTTCCTCACCGGCCGCGCCGAGATCGTCGAGTTCCTCACCGCGAAGTGGGCGCGCGAGCGCGAGTACGCGCTGCGCAAGGACCTGTGGGCCTTCGACGGCAACCGCATCGCGGTCCGCTTCCAGTACGAGTGCCGCGCCGCCGACGGCCAGTGGTGGCGGTCGTACGGCAATGAGCTGTGGGAGTTCGACGAGCACGGGCTGATGACCCGGCGCGAGGCCAGCATCAACGACGTCCGCATCGAGGAGAGCGAGCGCCGGATCCTCGGCTCGCGAAGGGAGCAGCCGCTGCCTGTTCAGTAG
- a CDS encoding nitroreductase family deazaflavin-dependent oxidoreductase, translating into MPLEGEYEPSPTQWVREQVELYESSGGTKGTTLMDTGRPVILLTTRGARSGKIRKTPLMRVEHEGRYAAVASLGGSPKHPVWYHNVKADPLVELQDGPDKRDMTAREVTGAEKAEWWERAVAAYPPYADYQEKTEREIPVFVLEPVDGD; encoded by the coding sequence ATGCCTCTTGAGGGCGAGTACGAACCCAGCCCGACCCAGTGGGTGCGCGAGCAGGTGGAGCTGTACGAGAGCTCCGGCGGCACCAAGGGGACGACCCTGATGGACACCGGCCGGCCGGTGATTTTGCTGACCACCCGGGGCGCCAGGAGCGGCAAGATCCGCAAGACGCCGTTGATGCGGGTGGAGCACGAGGGCCGCTACGCCGCCGTCGCCTCCCTGGGTGGGTCGCCCAAGCACCCGGTCTGGTACCACAACGTCAAGGCCGATCCTCTGGTGGAGCTCCAGGACGGCCCGGACAAGCGGGACATGACGGCCCGTGAGGTCACCGGCGCGGAGAAGGCCGAGTGGTGGGAGCGTGCCGTGGCGGCGTATCCGCCGTACGCCGACTACCAGGAGAAGACCGAACGCGAGATTCCGGTGTTCGTGTTGGAGCCGGTCGACGGTGACTGA